Proteins encoded together in one Camelina sativa cultivar DH55 chromosome 9, Cs, whole genome shotgun sequence window:
- the LOC104713483 gene encoding uncharacterized WD repeat-containing protein C2A9.03-like yields MNNYSLMHWSSLLQRGKEVLNVAKPIVPTMNQTGSLSQSVSRVQISTMAVKDDLIVAGGFQGELICKRVNEPEVAFCTKLTSAENDITNSVDIYNTPNGSLRVMAANNDCTIRQFDATSFTFLNNFTFDWSVNNISTSPDGKLVAVLGDSTECLLADAGSGKVIHGLEGHLDYSFSSAWHPNGQILATGNQDTTCRLWDVRNLSQSFKVLKGNMGAIRALRFTSDGRFLAMAEPADFVHLFDTEAGYSHCQEIDLFGEIAGISFSPDTEALFVGVADRTYGSLLEFNRKRNHSYVDSIF; encoded by the exons ATGAATAACTACTCTCTCATGCATTGGTCATCTTTGCTGCAAAGGGGCAAAGAAGTACTCAATGTCGCCAAGCCCATTGTTCCTACAATG AATCAGACTGGATCGTTATCGCAGTCTGTATCAAGAGTCCAGATAAGTACCATGGCAGTTAAAGACGATTTGATAGTTGCTGGAGGGTTCCAAGGGGAGCTTATCTGCAAg AGAGTCAACGAACCTGAGGTTGCGTTCTGCACAAAACTAACATCAGCTGAAAACGACATCACCAATTCCGTTGATATATACAACACTCCCAA TGGCTCGTTAAGGGTTATGGCTGCGAACAATGACTGTACCATCCGGCAATTTGATGCCACAAGCTTCACCTTCCTCAACAATTTCACCTTTGATTGGTCTGTAAAT AACATCTCCACCAGTCCAGACGGCAAGTTAGTGGCTGTTCTAGGGGACAGTACAGAGTGCTTACTAGCCGATGCCGGATCTGGAAAAGTGATTCACGGACTAGAAGGCCATCTGGACTACTCGTTTTCGTCAGCATGGCACCCAAACGGACAGATCCTAGCTACTGGTAACCAAGATACAACCTGTAGGCTATGGGACGTAAGGAACCTGTCTCAATCATTCAAAGTGCTGAAAGGAAACATGGGAGCAATCAGAGCCTTGAGGTTCACGTCTGATGGACGGTTCTTAGCCATGGCTGAGCCAGCAGACTTTGTTCACTTGTTTGACACGGAAGCTGGTTATAGTCACTGTCAAGAGATTGATCTGTTTGGAGAAATCGCGGGAATCTCGTTTAGTCCAGACACGGAAGCACTGTTCGTGGGAGTTGCTGATCGCACGTACGGTAGCTTGTTGGAGTTCAATAGAAAGCGAAACCACTCGTATGTTGATTCCATATTCTGA